A genomic window from Oceanobacillus timonensis includes:
- a CDS encoding NAD(P)H-dependent oxidoreductase: MKTLVLVFHPNLSESRGNRYLVEEIKKHPDTTVHNVYASYPDEKIDVQTEHELVENHDRVIFQFPFYWYSAPPLLKKWLEEVIVYGWAFGTNGDKFQGKEVIVAVTTGVAEEDYTAKGDVTFTVAELLRPLEAAANFVSANYLPPFAVNGIGHKSDEELATIAKEYVRYVLNPEQTLNSVR, from the coding sequence ATGAAAACCTTAGTACTCGTTTTTCACCCCAATTTATCCGAATCCCGTGGTAATCGTTATTTAGTGGAAGAAATTAAAAAGCATCCTGATACTACAGTTCATAATGTTTATGCGTCTTATCCGGATGAAAAAATCGATGTGCAAACAGAACACGAACTGGTAGAAAATCATGATCGCGTCATTTTCCAATTTCCTTTCTACTGGTACAGTGCACCTCCATTGCTGAAAAAATGGTTGGAAGAAGTCATTGTCTATGGTTGGGCTTTTGGAACAAACGGAGACAAATTTCAGGGCAAAGAAGTCATTGTTGCTGTAACGACAGGCGTTGCTGAGGAAGATTATACAGCAAAGGGGGATGTTACATTCACCGTAGCCGAATTATTACGTCCTCTGGAAGCGGCTGCTAACTTTGTCAGTGCAAACTATCTGCCGCCATTTGCAGTAAATGGTATAGGGCATAAATCGGATGAAGAACTTGCAACAATTGCGAAAGAATATGTGCGTTATGTATTGAACCCAGAACAAACACTAAACTCTGTGCGTTAA
- a CDS encoding LLM class flavin-dependent oxidoreductase: MNINVDQLQFGLDTFGDIAYKDDTKERMSYEESLRNIVEEAKLADEYGVDAIALGEHHREEYSISSPDTVLAALSLVTKNITLGTGVTVLSSDDPVRLQERFATINALSNGRAQMMIGRGAYIESFSLFGYDLRNYNELFEEKIALLNELIKNEPVTWKGNLTQSLDHVQVYPKLDKKLDVVVGVGGTPESIVRAAKYNFPVMLAIIGGNPTRFKPFVDLYHKTTQELGNPPQSVGMHSLGVIAETDEEAEEIAWDYIKATMDRVSRERGGAPMKREQFDYEVKYGSYYVGSPETVAQKIAQMIPAVGVQRFNLVYSVGGQLQKHRFQTIRLYGEKVIPRVKELLKNK, translated from the coding sequence ATGAATATAAATGTTGACCAATTGCAATTTGGCCTGGATACATTTGGTGATATTGCTTATAAAGATGATACAAAAGAACGGATGAGCTATGAAGAATCATTGCGAAACATTGTGGAAGAAGCGAAACTGGCGGATGAGTATGGTGTTGATGCGATTGCATTAGGCGAGCATCACCGCGAGGAGTATTCTATCTCCAGTCCGGATACCGTTTTAGCTGCGCTTTCTTTAGTAACGAAGAATATCACACTCGGTACAGGTGTTACTGTTTTAAGTTCAGATGATCCAGTGCGGTTACAAGAACGTTTTGCGACCATTAATGCTTTATCAAATGGGCGTGCTCAAATGATGATAGGGCGTGGAGCTTATATAGAGTCTTTTTCGCTTTTTGGTTATGATTTAAGAAATTACAATGAACTTTTTGAAGAAAAGATTGCGCTTTTGAATGAGTTAATTAAAAATGAACCAGTCACTTGGAAAGGAAATCTCACGCAATCCCTTGATCATGTTCAAGTTTATCCGAAATTGGATAAAAAACTGGATGTTGTCGTAGGCGTGGGCGGTACTCCAGAGTCGATTGTCCGTGCAGCAAAATATAATTTTCCTGTTATGTTAGCCATTATTGGTGGGAATCCAACGCGCTTTAAGCCTTTTGTGGATCTTTATCATAAAACAACGCAAGAATTAGGGAATCCACCTCAATCTGTAGGTATGCATTCTTTAGGTGTTATTGCTGAAACGGATGAAGAAGCAGAAGAAATTGCTTGGGACTATATAAAAGCCACCATGGACAGAGTGTCCAGAGAACGAGGCGGCGCACCGATGAAAAGAGAACAATTTGACTACGAAGTTAAGTATGGATCTTATTATGTTGGAAGTCCGGAAACTGTTGCACAGAAAATTGCTCAAATGATACCAGCGGTTGGCGTTCAACGATTTAATTTAGTGTATAGTGTGGGAGGACAGCTTCAAAAGCATCGCTTCCAGACAATTCGCCTGTATGGTGAGAAAGTCATTCCGAGAGTGAAAGAGTTACTGAAAAATAAGTAA
- a CDS encoding winged helix-turn-helix transcriptional regulator, producing MANQPTGENCKELQAALDIISGKWKPIILFHLMENETLRFSELQRAIPEITKKMLTSQLRELEYHNIIDRKVYQQVPPKVEYSMSDYGHGLKPLLVSMRTWGFNHLEHLESLHGKDNEKVMEN from the coding sequence ATGGCCAATCAACCTACAGGCGAAAACTGTAAAGAACTTCAAGCAGCATTAGATATTATTTCAGGTAAATGGAAGCCGATTATTTTATTCCATCTTATGGAGAATGAGACATTACGTTTTAGCGAACTCCAACGAGCTATTCCGGAAATCACAAAAAAAATGTTAACTTCCCAATTAAGAGAATTAGAATATCATAACATTATCGATCGCAAAGTTTATCAACAAGTACCTCCAAAAGTGGAATATTCCATGTCGGATTACGGTCATGGATTAAAGCCATTATTAGTATCGATGAGAACTTGGGGCTTTAATCATTTGGAGCATTTAGAGAGTCTACACGGGAAAGACAATGAAAAAGTCATGGAAAATTAA